In Ruminiclostridium papyrosolvens DSM 2782, the following proteins share a genomic window:
- a CDS encoding DUF362 domain-containing protein → MHNNLKIIKDLHYQDLSFLTKDISEYISKNCNMKAADRVAVKLNLVGPFEPQKAATTHPEVVRSVVEALLPLDCEIVLCEDISEENVLEVTGIKELIKDYNLKFYNLRDYGYESVLVEGIEYMYSSLIESCDIVISVPKYKNHMLTDFTGAIKNMYGCISRKQRKELHKFIDAGDFANIICSIYSIRIPDLIIMDSIVCMEGMGPSLGEPRHLGYLVLSTDGVFADYYMSKLVGYETENLQVLQTAFKRELTKSQIDDLKMIDCGFQDKEENFNRVPVYIGKYRKKYMDMLKRTYKVDDSLCIRCGACVDACPFHAITLKTIPEFDRDKCALCTCCMELCPTNAINYKK, encoded by the coding sequence ATGCACAATAATCTCAAGATAATAAAAGATTTACATTACCAAGACTTATCTTTTTTGACAAAGGATATTTCAGAATACATAAGTAAAAATTGTAATATGAAAGCAGCAGACAGGGTAGCTGTAAAACTCAACCTTGTGGGCCCCTTTGAGCCTCAAAAAGCTGCAACGACTCACCCTGAGGTGGTACGTTCGGTGGTTGAAGCACTACTGCCTTTGGACTGTGAAATAGTCCTTTGCGAAGATATATCTGAAGAAAACGTGTTGGAAGTTACAGGTATAAAGGAATTAATAAAGGATTACAACCTGAAATTTTACAATCTGCGAGACTACGGCTACGAGTCTGTTCTTGTTGAAGGAATAGAATATATGTATTCGTCACTGATAGAATCCTGCGATATAGTCATTTCCGTACCCAAATATAAGAATCATATGCTTACTGATTTTACAGGAGCAATAAAAAACATGTATGGCTGTATATCCAGAAAGCAAAGAAAGGAACTGCACAAGTTCATTGATGCCGGTGATTTTGCCAATATTATTTGCTCTATCTACTCTATACGTATTCCTGATTTGATTATAATGGATTCAATAGTATGTATGGAGGGGATGGGGCCTTCTCTGGGAGAACCCAGACATCTGGGATATCTGGTGCTTAGTACCGATGGTGTCTTTGCAGACTATTATATGTCCAAGCTGGTAGGGTATGAAACGGAAAATCTTCAGGTACTTCAAACTGCTTTTAAGAGAGAACTGACAAAATCCCAAATAGACGACTTGAAAATGATAGACTGTGGATTTCAGGACAAAGAAGAAAATTTTAACAGGGTACCTGTTTATATTGGTAAGTACAGAAAAAAGTATATGGATATGCTGAAACGAACCTACAAAGTTGATGACAGCTTATGTATAAGATGCGGTGCATGCGTTGACGCCTGTCCCTTCCATGCAATTACTCTGAAAACAATACCGGAGTTTGACCGGGATAAGTGTGCTCTATGCACATGTTGTATGGAATTATGCCCGACTAATGCGATAAATTACAAAAAGTAG
- a CDS encoding acyl carrier protein — protein MTSNEVKNKVMIILNERLELNINDESKFDDFLANVGITSMTFIKLLVEIETEFGIEFETGYLDIKKFESIRTIISYIEELLNR, from the coding sequence ATGACTTCTAATGAGGTAAAAAACAAGGTAATGATAATACTTAATGAGAGGCTTGAGTTAAATATCAACGACGAAAGTAAATTTGATGATTTTCTTGCAAATGTCGGCATAACTTCTATGACTTTTATCAAACTTTTGGTGGAGATAGAGACTGAGTTTGGAATTGAGTTTGAGACAGGCTACTTAGATATTAAAAAGTTTGAGAGCATTAGAACTATTATTTCATATATAGAAGAACTATTAAACAGATAG
- a CDS encoding BtrH N-terminal domain-containing protein, which translates to MKELIAAKKLTDIMPFNEVYYKDCFYNCLFSIVKYFQGEVMRFFLNDIILYRHSPYCWLQADVDYVLIQPVTRLLNDMSIELVECKEYGNIVYGIREALSKGMPVIVKVDCFYEPMRPDLYGTEHLDHNLLVYGYDDSMQTFNIFEHKNKNSLRYKPETISYACIQEASDGYYRHFGHLKEPAYIKFCKSACREEKNKHPLKAYVSRYAARYLENRAEVIKSMEHLLSMKNNLVDTMQNRELLEQHADEILESLMEIIAAKKLEQYRINSFFKNKELEDTIQDIVNGWTFVRLSILSYKYSGEYIDEKLSNAISVMEKLCGDERKMIDLLIDSSYKAMA; encoded by the coding sequence ATGAAAGAGTTGATAGCAGCAAAAAAACTGACTGATATTATGCCGTTTAATGAAGTTTACTACAAAGATTGCTTCTATAATTGCTTATTTTCAATAGTTAAATACTTTCAAGGTGAGGTCATGAGATTTTTTCTCAATGATATCATTTTGTATAGACATTCCCCCTATTGCTGGTTACAGGCGGATGTGGACTATGTCCTCATCCAGCCGGTAACCCGGCTTTTAAATGATATGAGTATTGAATTAGTTGAATGTAAGGAATACGGAAATATTGTATACGGCATACGAGAGGCCTTAAGCAAGGGTATGCCGGTAATAGTGAAGGTAGATTGCTTTTATGAGCCTATGAGACCCGATTTATACGGAACTGAACATTTGGACCACAACTTGCTTGTCTATGGCTACGATGACTCAATGCAAACCTTTAATATTTTTGAGCACAAAAATAAAAACAGCTTGAGGTATAAGCCCGAAACTATATCATACGCTTGTATTCAGGAAGCCAGTGACGGGTATTACCGGCATTTTGGACATTTAAAAGAACCTGCGTACATAAAGTTTTGCAAATCGGCTTGCCGTGAAGAAAAAAACAAGCATCCCCTTAAAGCATATGTGTCCAGATATGCAGCGCGATATCTGGAGAACCGGGCTGAAGTCATAAAAAGTATGGAACATTTGCTTAGTATGAAAAATAATCTGGTAGACACTATGCAGAATAGAGAACTCCTAGAACAACATGCAGATGAAATACTTGAGTCACTTATGGAGATTATCGCTGCAAAGAAACTTGAGCAATACAGGATAAACAGTTTTTTTAAAAACAAAGAATTGGAAGATACCATACAGGATATAGTGAACGGCTGGACTTTTGTCCGTCTGTCAATCCTCAGCTACAAGTACTCAGGGGAATATATTGATGAAAAACTCAGTAATGCCATCAGCGTTATGGAAAAACTGTGTGGAGATGAAAGAAAAATGATTGACTTACTGATTGATAGCTCATATAAGGCGATGGCGTAA
- a CDS encoding non-ribosomal peptide synthetase, which translates to MEKMDIYNRINDTAKVYQKNATIHELISAQTRISPENSAVTDYGREMTYEELDKWSDYVANILLESGVEAGQPIAVLLDRSIELIVSAVAILKCGAVYVPIDASYPELRVRYILEDTSCKAVILPLTGHTLPEGINMDETIILYIDQVMDSFQYSSTSGRKHTRTFDLVNRRPVKEDDLAYLLYTSGTTGKPKGVMVTHKAVLNTLFWMSEKFDIGSGDIIAHKTSISFTDSIWEIFWPLMNGAEISIIKDWDIKDQKRLYYRLKENEVSITQFVPSILKVFLDFIEGHMIQNPLPELKWIFNGGEHITPQLAERWNKLFRTAKIANIYGMTESAIYATCNIIEKQLDQGQDSISIGKPIANTKVYILNRENELCDISQKGEICISGTGLAKGYWNKPELTKDKFDCNAIDSQTLYRTGDIGALCSDGNIAYFGRMDNQVKIRGNRVEISEVEKNILLFEGVDEVAVIHKKDHLGENILVCFLTNQGVDIPQIKTFLSKSLPVYMIPQQFVLIDKLPLTVNNKVDREKLRSYRINQHSTRTNDSSDVLVNKLNSIWKQLLNLETINPDEDFFDMGGNSIIIAMMQISLEKIGIALEQDAIYANNTINKLVDYIRKNNLYERVDSSKKTD; encoded by the coding sequence ATGGAGAAAATGGATATATATAACCGGATAAATGACACTGCAAAGGTGTACCAAAAAAATGCAACCATCCATGAACTGATTTCAGCTCAGACAAGGATTAGCCCTGAAAATTCAGCAGTTACTGATTATGGAAGAGAAATGACTTATGAAGAACTTGATAAATGGTCCGACTATGTCGCTAATATATTGCTGGAAAGCGGTGTAGAAGCAGGACAGCCAATAGCTGTTCTGCTGGACAGAAGTATTGAACTAATTGTCTCGGCTGTTGCCATATTGAAGTGTGGCGCAGTTTATGTTCCAATCGATGCTTCTTATCCTGAACTCAGGGTAAGGTACATATTGGAGGACACTTCATGTAAGGCGGTTATCCTGCCTTTGACAGGTCATACTTTACCGGAAGGCATCAATATGGATGAAACTATAATTCTCTATATAGATCAGGTGATGGATTCGTTTCAATACTCGTCAACATCAGGCAGGAAGCACACAAGAACCTTTGATTTGGTTAACAGGAGGCCTGTGAAGGAGGATGATTTGGCTTACCTCCTCTATACTTCTGGTACCACGGGAAAACCAAAAGGGGTTATGGTAACACATAAGGCTGTCCTTAATACCCTGTTCTGGATGAGTGAAAAATTTGATATAGGTTCCGGAGATATTATAGCCCATAAAACATCCATTAGTTTTACAGACTCTATTTGGGAAATTTTCTGGCCACTGATGAACGGTGCGGAGATATCAATTATAAAGGATTGGGATATAAAGGATCAGAAGAGATTGTACTACAGGCTTAAAGAAAATGAAGTCAGTATTACACAATTCGTACCATCCATCCTCAAGGTTTTTTTGGACTTTATTGAAGGACATATGATACAAAATCCTTTGCCCGAACTTAAATGGATATTCAACGGAGGAGAACATATCACCCCTCAGCTGGCCGAAAGATGGAACAAACTGTTTCGTACAGCGAAAATTGCCAACATATACGGCATGACGGAATCTGCCATATATGCAACCTGTAACATCATAGAAAAGCAGCTGGACCAAGGGCAGGATTCCATTTCCATAGGAAAACCCATTGCTAATACCAAAGTGTATATACTCAATAGAGAAAATGAATTGTGTGATATAAGTCAAAAAGGTGAGATATGTATAAGTGGTACAGGCCTTGCAAAGGGATATTGGAATAAGCCTGAACTGACAAAAGATAAATTTGACTGTAATGCCATAGATAGCCAAACCCTGTACAGAACAGGGGACATAGGGGCATTATGCAGTGATGGTAATATTGCCTACTTTGGAAGAATGGACAATCAGGTGAAAATTCGTGGAAACAGAGTTGAAATCAGTGAAGTCGAAAAGAACATACTGCTGTTTGAGGGTGTTGACGAAGTGGCTGTTATTCATAAGAAGGACCATTTAGGTGAAAATATACTGGTTTGCTTCCTTACGAATCAAGGGGTGGATATCCCACAAATAAAAACCTTTTTGAGTAAGTCCCTTCCGGTTTACATGATTCCTCAGCAGTTTGTCCTTATAGACAAGTTACCTCTGACTGTCAACAACAAAGTAGACAGAGAAAAATTAAGAAGTTATAGAATAAACCAACATAGTACCAGGACAAATGATAGCAGTGATGTATTGGTAAATAAGCTTAATAGTATATGGAAACAACTGCTTAATCTGGAGACTATAAATCCCGATGAAGACTTCTTTGATATGGGGGGCAATTCCATTATTATAGCAATGATGCAGATATCCCTGGAGAAGATTGGCATAGCACTTGAACAGGATGCCATTTACGCCAATAACACAATTAATAAACTAGTTGATTACATAAGGAAGAATAATTTGTATGAAAGAGTTGATAGCAGCAAAAAAACTGACTGA
- a CDS encoding pyridoxal phosphate-dependent aminotransferase, whose amino-acid sequence MELRTEVNFFDNKFLMFVLDQMAYELDKQNPDNKVIRMTLGKSELPLHPDIIKSMQDATGDFSKSSLVFPGGLPELKEKLSSYYKEQYDVDINPNNFIISTGTSAIFRNLFYILSQKGDEVLLPTPYYSLYRFSALLSGADIKYYKIDPCTRRMDMDSFRENFTEKTKIVVINTPGNPLGNVLTDDELYEMDRIVDGKAVIINDEIYSNTYFDEKNKSVMQLKNTKSVFITTNAFSKAYRMYSKRVGYCIVPDELVDPLTVIQHHTLLTVDPVVQYGALTALDYPEEVEKLVELYKDRRNYTVEKFRNNQLVKVINSEGGFYITLECKDFMDKHNYKDSLELAKRIIETKRVATVPGSDFGLPTTLRLSFSTSRYKEGIDLLVDFFNGGAS is encoded by the coding sequence GTGGAATTAAGAACCGAAGTGAATTTTTTCGATAACAAATTTTTGATGTTTGTTTTAGACCAAATGGCGTATGAGCTGGATAAACAAAACCCGGATAATAAGGTAATCCGAATGACCTTAGGAAAATCAGAACTACCTCTGCATCCTGATATCATCAAAAGCATGCAGGACGCAACAGGAGATTTCAGCAAGAGCTCACTTGTATTCCCAGGAGGCTTGCCGGAGCTCAAGGAAAAGCTCTCTTCCTACTATAAAGAGCAGTATGATGTGGATATAAACCCAAATAATTTTATTATCAGTACAGGTACAAGTGCAATTTTTAGAAATCTGTTTTATATACTATCCCAAAAGGGTGATGAGGTTTTACTTCCTACCCCGTACTATTCCTTATACAGATTCTCTGCACTGCTCTCCGGGGCTGATATAAAGTACTACAAAATTGATCCCTGCACCAGAAGAATGGACATGGATTCCTTCAGAGAGAATTTTACAGAGAAGACCAAAATTGTAGTTATAAATACACCCGGTAATCCCCTTGGAAATGTACTCACCGATGACGAACTGTACGAGATGGACAGAATTGTTGACGGCAAAGCAGTAATTATCAACGATGAAATCTATTCCAATACATATTTTGACGAAAAAAATAAATCAGTAATGCAACTGAAAAATACTAAATCCGTTTTCATTACGACCAATGCATTCTCAAAAGCGTATCGTATGTACAGCAAGAGAGTAGGCTACTGTATCGTACCTGATGAGTTGGTAGATCCCCTTACTGTTATACAGCATCATACATTGCTGACGGTTGATCCGGTGGTTCAATATGGTGCGTTGACAGCCCTTGATTATCCTGAAGAGGTTGAGAAGCTTGTGGAGCTTTATAAAGATAGACGAAATTATACCGTGGAAAAATTCCGTAACAACCAGTTGGTAAAAGTAATAAATTCAGAAGGTGGCTTTTACATCACACTGGAATGTAAGGATTTCATGGACAAACATAACTATAAAGACAGTCTTGAACTGGCAAAAAGAATCATTGAAACCAAACGTGTAGCAACAGTACCGGGTTCTGATTTTGGCCTGCCTACCACATTAAGGCTCTCATTCTCAACTAGTAGGTACAAGGAAGGAATAGATTTGCTGGTGGATTTTTTTAATGGGGGAGCGTCATAA
- a CDS encoding VOC family protein, which translates to MLLHIDLFVRSMEKSLDFYVNKLGMEIVDDTQIDGELVNFVSNGAYNRYRLVLLKVSHTGSMLELMEYMNEDGSRISAELAPSPANFTILVNSLDRKMEKLADYGIKPISKVFSVDTPKFGKTKIVFYEDPDKNVIELLQMDPCLQ; encoded by the coding sequence ATGTTGCTACATATAGATTTGTTCGTCCGCTCCATGGAAAAATCATTAGACTTTTATGTAAATAAATTAGGAATGGAAATAGTAGACGATACCCAAATCGACGGAGAACTTGTAAATTTTGTGTCGAATGGTGCCTATAACCGTTACAGACTGGTACTGCTAAAGGTCTCACACACAGGTTCCATGCTTGAACTTATGGAATACATGAATGAGGACGGAAGCAGAATTTCTGCGGAGTTGGCACCATCTCCGGCAAATTTCACAATTCTGGTCAATTCCTTGGATAGGAAGATGGAAAAGCTGGCGGATTACGGGATTAAACCCATAAGTAAAGTTTTTTCTGTTGACACTCCAAAGTTTGGGAAAACAAAAATTGTTTTTTATGAGGATCCGGATAAAAACGTTATTGAATTATTACAAATGGACCCTTGCTTACAGTAA
- a CDS encoding B12-binding domain-containing radical SAM protein, with protein MKKRIKTLLLSVLTEKNAIITEEIGICSIAAYLRKENFDVELINSSRKYLDLERIYEMKPDLIGLPVYSTTEKVVYEVCKKIKEKVPNAKICFGAYWPTLCGDILMEKYPMVDFIIKGEGEIVFKNLVTAMENDSGYSNVKGLLYRDGDKIIENEREALIEDLDSLPFPERDLLRNNMLKYAYISTSRGCKANCSFCWHNDFWGTNGKNQWRGRSPENVVREVKQIVDEYNVNRFWFIDDSFEDCNKSCPNRMWEIAEKIIENNLHISYETYFRAEVYKQFDEKKIKLLKDSGFVGTIFGIESGNAEDLKLYNKPATAEDNYNTIKYFRDNDIAIDIGFINFNPYSTIKRLSENVDYLEKTCFASVLYYLVERCGITKFSNIYYKVKGDGLIINDDIDSCHSYRYVDEDVGKLSVYLYFKYHENENSKEYFYSKKIGSYIREEFKLLNHIKRQFPEFLSTIKAHEDYAWEVLHKVNKNNAKCFRELLSMTEGGWNKDKADKITEEYWNLKYFKSTSDDLERNRLSLYLKLNKAGIEPKQYFNI; from the coding sequence ATGAAAAAACGTATAAAGACCTTGCTCCTGAGTGTATTGACTGAAAAAAATGCAATAATTACTGAGGAAATAGGCATATGTTCTATTGCAGCATACCTGAGGAAAGAAAATTTTGATGTTGAGCTTATTAATTCCAGCAGAAAATATCTTGATCTTGAACGTATCTATGAAATGAAGCCGGACTTAATAGGTCTTCCGGTGTATTCTACAACAGAAAAGGTTGTTTATGAGGTATGCAAAAAAATTAAGGAAAAAGTACCAAATGCAAAGATATGCTTTGGAGCATATTGGCCTACCCTGTGCGGAGATATCCTTATGGAGAAATACCCTATGGTGGATTTCATCATAAAGGGAGAAGGAGAAATAGTTTTCAAGAATCTGGTAACAGCAATGGAAAATGACAGTGGATATAGTAATGTGAAGGGCTTGTTATACAGAGATGGCGATAAGATTATTGAAAATGAGAGGGAAGCACTTATTGAGGATTTGGACTCACTGCCATTCCCTGAAAGAGATCTCCTCAGGAACAACATGTTAAAGTATGCGTACATTTCAACCAGCCGTGGATGTAAGGCAAATTGCAGCTTTTGCTGGCATAACGATTTCTGGGGAACCAATGGCAAAAACCAGTGGAGAGGAAGAAGCCCGGAAAACGTAGTAAGAGAAGTCAAGCAAATTGTTGACGAATATAATGTAAACAGGTTCTGGTTCATTGATGACAGCTTTGAGGATTGCAATAAGTCATGTCCCAACAGAATGTGGGAAATAGCCGAAAAAATAATTGAAAATAATTTGCATATATCCTATGAAACATATTTCAGAGCAGAGGTTTACAAGCAGTTTGACGAAAAGAAAATAAAGCTTTTAAAGGATTCCGGTTTTGTAGGTACTATTTTTGGAATAGAGTCGGGAAATGCGGAAGATTTGAAGCTTTATAACAAACCTGCGACTGCTGAAGACAACTATAATACTATCAAATATTTCAGAGATAATGATATAGCAATTGATATAGGCTTCATAAACTTTAATCCTTATTCGACTATAAAAAGACTTAGTGAAAACGTAGATTATCTTGAAAAGACCTGTTTTGCTTCAGTACTCTACTACCTTGTGGAAAGATGCGGAATAACCAAATTCTCTAATATTTATTACAAGGTAAAAGGAGACGGACTTATCATTAATGATGATATTGACAGCTGCCATTCATATAGATATGTGGATGAAGATGTAGGAAAACTATCGGTTTATTTATATTTCAAGTATCACGAAAATGAAAATTCAAAAGAGTACTTTTATTCTAAAAAAATAGGAAGCTACATCCGTGAGGAATTTAAGCTTTTAAATCATATAAAACGCCAATTTCCTGAATTCCTTAGCACAATAAAAGCACATGAAGATTATGCATGGGAAGTTTTGCACAAGGTTAATAAGAACAATGCAAAGTGCTTCAGAGAACTTCTTTCAATGACTGAAGGCGGATGGAATAAGGACAAGGCTGATAAGATAACAGAGGAATACTGGAACCTCAAGTATTTCAAGAGTACCAGTGATGACCTTGAAAGAAATCGCTTGTCACTTTACCTGAAGCTGAATAAAGCAGGGATTGAACCTAAACAATACTTTAATATTTAA
- a CDS encoding acyl carrier protein, producing MDKKKIIKDFLLDTVIKEVDTISDEQQLIDSGLIDSISIVNVILFLEKQFKISFSEEDMLPENFETLNAMVDTVEKKSKS from the coding sequence ATGGACAAAAAGAAAATCATAAAGGATTTCCTACTGGATACTGTGATTAAGGAAGTGGATACGATATCTGATGAGCAGCAATTGATAGATAGCGGGTTAATCGATTCTATCAGTATCGTTAATGTTATTCTGTTTTTGGAAAAGCAATTCAAAATTTCATTCAGTGAAGAAGATATGCTGCCTGAAAATTTCGAAACGCTGAATGCAATGGTTGATACAGTCGAAAAGAAAAGTAAGTCTTAG
- a CDS encoding alpha/beta fold hydrolase: MDKIILFTGIYDLFGLRFINTLMEKSLGPVYCFSGKKEWNTLLEIVDSISCIHEREDLFHTMNSIQVIFEDIEELKVFNCKELFADKEISLWHLDKEVCIVSIYESQILSSNKKIMDNIQELCEKCYVSEVNYITSMYSAVEAKGDDNCTLLGKLQTENKRFLTEKFKGTNIRIKVYQTPLAFRQLKESDWIEAIDRFIYRLLEFKQWVNSRIPSYFDDNALTIFSEDEFTIDISGTQSIIDRIVEQYREESVNNIEILPATCSCSFQFDKLIKEISRNMSDIRIEITHNKETLNEIDLIFEHILSYHLPYLRLTTDSEKVIEQSPEAVKQSYMYIYDYIADTLKMSRNRNLLPPPAVNKNQKTIISQNGREFTYYTAGKGEAIIIVNAYGVSPDAWDLVIEKLSKNFYVIVWQTRGIYHKDKPNEDPSFIFGVEHQVEDIEEIVNNEGLKSFHIISWCSGIKSAMMYYQKHKEMIKSHILLAGEYAPYEGSKAHHSKFRENIQLIAKLVSDNEKMLDFYMRIIHNGMFNKPIKQYSGENDKYIYEVMPERHRDILLEPFTSKEKMVNFLNMCMEYYLHDITDLLTEVDKPVLFISAECDQIAPYKQSEWAHNRVKNSNYSRLPGATHLMILERPEDVMERIEQHMKYYSKNIISKK; the protein is encoded by the coding sequence ATGGATAAGATTATCTTATTTACAGGAATATACGACCTTTTTGGATTGAGATTCATCAATACCCTTATGGAAAAAAGTCTGGGCCCCGTTTATTGCTTTTCCGGGAAGAAGGAATGGAATACGTTGCTGGAAATAGTAGACAGTATTTCATGTATCCACGAAAGAGAAGATTTATTCCATACAATGAACAGTATACAGGTTATTTTTGAGGATATTGAAGAATTAAAGGTATTTAATTGCAAGGAACTGTTCGCAGACAAGGAAATAAGCCTTTGGCATCTGGATAAAGAGGTGTGTATTGTATCAATTTATGAGTCCCAGATATTAAGCAGCAACAAAAAAATCATGGACAATATTCAGGAACTCTGTGAAAAGTGCTATGTATCCGAGGTGAATTATATAACTTCCATGTATTCGGCGGTGGAGGCTAAAGGTGATGATAACTGCACTTTGCTTGGAAAATTACAGACGGAAAATAAGAGATTCCTGACAGAAAAATTTAAGGGTACAAACATCAGAATAAAAGTGTATCAGACACCCCTAGCTTTCAGGCAGTTGAAGGAAAGTGACTGGATTGAAGCAATAGACCGTTTTATATACAGATTGCTGGAATTTAAACAATGGGTAAATTCAAGAATTCCCAGTTATTTTGATGATAATGCCCTGACTATATTTTCAGAAGATGAATTTACAATTGATATTTCAGGCACCCAGAGCATCATAGACAGGATAGTAGAGCAATACAGGGAAGAGAGTGTAAATAACATTGAAATTCTTCCTGCCACATGTTCCTGTAGTTTTCAGTTTGATAAGCTGATAAAGGAAATCAGCAGAAATATGAGTGATATCCGCATAGAAATTACTCATAATAAAGAGACATTGAATGAAATTGATCTTATATTCGAGCATATCCTGTCATATCATCTCCCGTACCTAAGACTTACAACAGACTCTGAAAAAGTCATAGAACAATCCCCGGAAGCTGTTAAGCAAAGTTATATGTATATATATGATTATATTGCAGATACCTTGAAAATGAGCCGGAATAGAAACTTGCTGCCTCCTCCTGCCGTAAACAAAAACCAGAAAACGATTATATCCCAAAACGGACGTGAATTTACATATTATACTGCGGGTAAGGGAGAAGCCATAATAATCGTAAATGCTTATGGAGTCAGTCCCGATGCATGGGATCTGGTTATAGAAAAATTGTCAAAGAATTTCTATGTCATAGTATGGCAGACACGAGGCATTTATCATAAGGATAAACCCAATGAAGATCCGTCCTTTATCTTTGGCGTTGAACATCAGGTTGAAGATATAGAAGAAATTGTTAATAACGAAGGCTTAAAAAGCTTTCATATAATATCCTGGTGCTCCGGTATAAAATCTGCAATGATGTATTACCAAAAGCATAAGGAAATGATAAAATCCCATATCTTGCTGGCAGGTGAATATGCACCTTACGAGGGAAGTAAAGCACATCACTCTAAATTCAGAGAGAACATACAGCTGATTGCAAAACTCGTAAGTGATAATGAAAAGATGCTGGATTTCTACATGCGCATTATCCATAACGGCATGTTCAATAAACCTATTAAGCAATACTCCGGCGAGAATGATAAATATATATATGAAGTTATGCCCGAAAGGCACAGGGATATTCTTCTCGAGCCGTTTACCTCCAAGGAAAAGATGGTGAATTTTCTGAATATGTGTATGGAGTATTATCTGCACGATATAACAGACCTTCTGACTGAAGTTGATAAGCCTGTTTTATTCATTTCTGCGGAGTGTGATCAAATAGCACCGTATAAACAGTCCGAATGGGCCCACAATCGGGTTAAAAATTCAAACTATTCCCGTTTGCCCGGTGCTACGCATCTGATGATTCTGGAAAGGCCGGAGGACGTAATGGAAAGAATTGAGCAGCATATGAAGTACTATTCTAAAAATATTATCTCAAAAAAGTAA